A DNA window from Sphaeramia orbicularis chromosome 22, fSphaOr1.1, whole genome shotgun sequence contains the following coding sequences:
- the LOC115413892 gene encoding uncharacterized protein LOC115413892 encodes MEDVNLNQDINLSQTGNSHYSSKKKHFNPEVRVKQAYDITKQAYDITKLTYDITKQAHDITKQTCDIAKQARNITKQTCDITKQAYDITKQTCDITKQTCNITKQAYDITKQTCDITKETCNITKQAYDITKLTYDITKQAHDITKQTCDITKQTHDITKQARDITKLTYDITKQAHDITKQTCDITKQTRDITKQACDVTKQTYDISKQARDITKQTCDITKQTHDITKQARDITKQTCDITKQAHDITKQTRDITKQAYDIIKQTYDITKQARDITKQICDITPFLPISCHINRCKSRWLPNMEPGGEERLQKHFTNGMDRVRLVKTAPDWSRLGQTSPDWVRLVQTRSDWSTLGQTGSDWSRLGQAGSDLSRLGQTGPNWSQCRNVKGTGHI; translated from the exons ATGGAA GACGTTAACCTAAACCAGGACATTAACCTAAGCCAGACAGGAAACAGTCACTatagtagtaaaaaaaaacactttaaccctGAAGTTAGGGTTAAACAGGCCTATGAC ATCACTAAACAGGCCTATGACATCACTAAACTGACCTATGACATCACTAAACAGGCCCATGACATCACTAAACAGACCTGTGACATTGCTAAACAGGCCCGTAACATCACTAAACAGACCTGTGACATCACTAAACAGGCCTATGACATCACTAAACAGACCTGTGACATCACTAAACAGACCTGTAACATCACTAAACAGGCCTATGACATCACTAAACAGACCTGTGACATCACTAAAGAGACCTGTAACATCACTAAACAGGCCTATGACATCACTAAACTGACCTATGACATCACTAAACAGGCCCATGACATCACTAAACAGACCTGTGACATCACTAAACAGACCCATGACATCACTAAACAGGCCCGTGACATCACTAAACTGACCTATGACATCACTAAACAGGCCCATGACATCACTAAACAGACCTGTGACATCACTAAACAGACCCGTGACATCACTAAACAGGCCTGTGACGTCACTAAACAGACCTATGACATCAGTAAACAGGCCCGTGACATCACTAAACAGACCTGTGACATCACTAAACAGACCCATGACATCACTAAACAGGCCCGTGACATCACTAAACAGACCTGTGACATTACTAAACAGGCCCATGACATCACTAAACAGACCCGTGACATCACTAAACAGGCCTATGACATCATTAAACAGACCTATGACATCACTAAACAGGCCCGTGACATCACTAAGCAGATCTGTGACATCACTCCCTTTTTACCCATTTCTTGTCATATTAACAGATGTAAATCAAGATGGCTGCCTAACATGGAACCAGGAGGAGAAGAACGTTTACAGAAGCACTTTACAAACGGAATGGACCGGGTCAGACTGGTTAAGACTGCTCCAGACTGGTCCAGATTGGGTCAGACTAGTCCAGACTGGGTCAGACTGGTCCAGACTAGGTCAGACTGGTCCACACTAGGTCAGACTGGGTCAGACTGGTCCAGACTAGGTCAGGCTGGGTCAGACTTGTCCAGACTAGGTCagactggtccaaactggtctcAGTGTAGGAACGTAAAGGGAACAGGTCACATTTGA